Proteins from a genomic interval of Streptomyces sp. NBC_01445:
- a CDS encoding ATP-binding SpoIIE family protein phosphatase — MATMHASCETGHRNPFDTTTAAMIVLDAQGRVTGWSPAARNLYGADIRDVLGRSASEVLRDVRARGDTLQGFGAAGAPEDARTERRTVRRPDGALVETVLRIFPVEQGRGRPAWVVMAAASDRYQEWVTDQSMLSGLFTQAPVGLSVYGPDAHLNWANDVVQQVMGWRAGEWEGQANRVLYPHGTILSPPEYHETEEVLEEVLRTGEAVLDVHWRGPTPAACECHRVYSCSYFRLQDDAGQPLGVCEASVDITDGYEAQARLALLSRASGIGTTLDVGKTAEEVAGLVVPDLADSVRIEVMESVLAGEEPPSAASGAPTGLRLMAERTGSAPPVAQSDALLGVIGSRPVTAHQRLLAVPLLLGGTTLGTITLLRQPARAPFTEGDRALAEELASRTAVCVDNARRYVREHTTALKLQRDLLPRGLPQPSGIELAHRYIPTTGPLGVGGDWYDVIPLSGARVGLVVGDVVGHGVDAAATMGRLRTSVRALAALDLPPDELLTRLDDLVGQTRVGIHGTPGDAGTDRALGATCLYAVYDPASRTCAMASAGHLPPVATGRGTGTRQAEPLDLPTGPPLGIGGLPFESVEFEFAEGTVLALFTDGIVKARGRDVDEGVADVCGALDASAGSLEKACDEVVSLCAPGSAEDDAALLLVRVHAFPEDSTASWQFASDPAEVAGVRAFVREKLEDWGLDEAAFVSELVVSELVTNAIRYGRPPVSLRLLRDIDRTLICEVSDGGHTSPHLRNAGDEDEGGRGLFLVAQLTDMWGTRYERQGKTIWAEIGLGQEVPLDLLLQP, encoded by the coding sequence ATGGCCACGATGCACGCATCATGCGAGACCGGTCATCGGAACCCTTTCGACACGACCACAGCAGCGATGATCGTGCTGGATGCGCAGGGGAGAGTGACTGGCTGGAGTCCTGCAGCCCGCAATCTCTACGGGGCCGACATCCGAGACGTGCTCGGTCGCTCGGCGAGCGAGGTTCTGCGGGATGTTCGCGCCCGGGGTGACACGCTGCAGGGCTTCGGGGCAGCGGGGGCACCCGAGGACGCCCGGACCGAGAGACGTACCGTTCGACGCCCGGACGGGGCGCTGGTGGAGACGGTCCTGCGCATCTTTCCGGTGGAGCAGGGCCGGGGGAGGCCCGCCTGGGTCGTGATGGCGGCGGCAAGCGACCGCTACCAGGAGTGGGTGACCGACCAGTCGATGCTGTCCGGGCTCTTCACGCAGGCTCCCGTGGGGCTCAGCGTCTACGGCCCTGACGCCCACCTCAATTGGGCCAACGATGTCGTGCAGCAGGTCATGGGCTGGCGCGCCGGTGAATGGGAGGGCCAGGCCAACAGGGTGCTCTATCCGCACGGCACCATCCTGTCCCCTCCGGAGTACCACGAGACGGAGGAGGTGCTGGAGGAAGTGTTGCGCACCGGCGAAGCCGTGCTCGACGTCCATTGGCGCGGGCCCACCCCCGCCGCCTGCGAGTGCCACCGGGTCTACTCGTGCTCGTACTTCCGCCTGCAGGACGACGCGGGCCAGCCCTTGGGCGTCTGCGAGGCGTCCGTCGATATCACCGATGGCTACGAGGCACAGGCTCGCCTGGCGCTGCTGAGCCGAGCCAGCGGGATCGGTACCACGCTCGACGTCGGGAAGACGGCGGAGGAAGTCGCGGGGCTCGTGGTCCCGGATCTCGCCGACTCCGTACGCATCGAGGTCATGGAGTCGGTCCTGGCCGGAGAAGAGCCCCCTTCCGCGGCCTCCGGTGCACCGACGGGGCTACGGCTCATGGCAGAGCGCACCGGGAGTGCTCCGCCCGTTGCGCAAAGTGATGCGCTGCTGGGTGTCATCGGCAGCCGGCCGGTGACCGCGCACCAACGCCTGCTGGCCGTGCCCCTGCTACTGGGCGGCACCACGCTCGGCACGATCACCCTCCTGCGGCAGCCGGCCCGTGCACCGTTCACCGAGGGGGACCGCGCCCTCGCCGAAGAACTGGCATCGCGCACCGCGGTGTGCGTGGACAACGCTCGCCGCTACGTCCGCGAGCACACCACGGCGCTGAAACTGCAGCGTGACCTCCTCCCGCGAGGACTACCGCAACCGAGTGGCATCGAGCTCGCGCACCGCTACATCCCCACCACCGGTCCCCTTGGAGTCGGGGGCGACTGGTACGACGTGATTCCGCTGTCGGGCGCCCGCGTCGGGTTGGTGGTCGGTGACGTGGTGGGGCACGGGGTGGACGCCGCGGCCACCATGGGACGGTTGCGCACGAGCGTGAGAGCACTGGCCGCCCTGGACCTGCCGCCGGACGAACTCCTCACCCGGCTCGACGACTTGGTCGGACAGACACGAGTCGGAATACACGGAACGCCGGGCGACGCGGGGACGGACAGGGCGCTCGGGGCGACCTGCCTGTACGCCGTGTACGACCCCGCCTCCCGCACCTGCGCCATGGCCAGTGCGGGCCACCTCCCGCCGGTCGCCACCGGCCGTGGGACTGGCACCCGGCAGGCTGAACCGCTCGACCTGCCCACAGGTCCCCCGCTGGGCATCGGTGGACTGCCTTTCGAGAGCGTGGAATTCGAGTTCGCCGAGGGCACTGTGCTCGCCCTGTTCACCGACGGAATCGTCAAGGCGCGCGGCCGGGACGTGGACGAGGGAGTGGCGGACGTGTGCGGCGCTCTGGACGCCTCGGCCGGGTCCCTGGAGAAAGCGTGCGACGAGGTCGTCTCCCTGTGTGCCCCGGGATCCGCCGAGGACGATGCCGCACTGCTGCTGGTGCGCGTCCACGCCTTCCCCGAAGACAGCACGGCGTCCTGGCAGTTCGCCTCCGACCCGGCCGAGGTGGCCGGCGTCCGTGCATTCGTCCGGGAGAAGCTGGAGGACTGGGGGCTGGACGAGGCGGCGTTCGTCTCCGAACTGGTCGTGAGTGAACTCGTCACCAACGCCATCCGATACGGCCGCCCGCCTGTCTCCCTGCGCCTGCTCCGTGACATCGACCGCACACTCATATGCGAGGTGTCGGACGGGGGTCACACCTCTCCGCATCTCCGCAACGCCGGCGACGAGGACGAAGGAGGCAGGGGCCTCTTCCTGGTGGCCCAGCTCACCGACATGTGGGGCACTCGTTACGAGCGCCAGGGCAAGACGATCTGGGCCGAGATCGGGCTGGGGCAGGAAGTGCCACTGGACCTGCTTCTGCAGCCGTGA
- a CDS encoding dihydrofolate reductase family protein — translation MGKIVISENVSLDGVVQDPTGEEGFRHGGWFGRMADKDRLEWTKVEFDEALGTEALLLGRRSYEWFAARWPSRSGAWAERLNTLPKYVVSSTLVDPEWNNSTVLDGEVVPEVSKLKQEVDGDIVVYASRRLVRTLLAHGLADELRLIVHPVVLGAGERLFGETGDGLSLRLLETRTVGDGLAALTYGIVRDAQGQAPSLDP, via the coding sequence ATGGGAAAAATCGTCATCAGCGAGAACGTCTCGCTCGACGGCGTCGTCCAGGACCCGACCGGTGAGGAGGGGTTCCGGCACGGGGGCTGGTTCGGCCGGATGGCGGACAAGGACCGGCTGGAGTGGACCAAGGTCGAGTTCGACGAGGCGCTCGGCACGGAGGCGCTGCTGCTCGGGCGGCGGAGCTACGAGTGGTTCGCGGCCCGGTGGCCGTCCCGGAGCGGCGCGTGGGCGGAGCGGCTGAACACCCTGCCCAAGTACGTCGTGTCCTCGACCCTCGTCGACCCCGAGTGGAACAACTCGACGGTCCTCGACGGCGAGGTGGTCCCCGAGGTCTCGAAGCTGAAGCAGGAGGTGGACGGGGACATCGTCGTCTACGCCAGCCGCCGGCTCGTGCGCACGCTGCTTGCGCACGGCCTGGCCGACGAGCTGCGGCTGATCGTCCACCCGGTCGTGCTCGGGGCCGGCGAGCGCCTCTTCGGCGAGACCGGCGACGGTCTGTCCCTGCGCCTCCTCGAGACCCGCACCGTCGGCGACGGCCTCGCGGCGCTCACCTACGGGATCGTCCGGGACGCCCAGGGACAGGCACCGTCACTGGACCCATGA
- a CDS encoding MFS transporter: MWRDRDFRRLWVGQTVSQLGEHTTLVVLPLCAVLTLGAGAGELGALRAVGQAPILLLSLPAGAWVDRWRTRTVMVLADAGRALALGATAVAGLFGALGLPALLVAAFAVGALSVFFDVAYQTSLARLVNRDQLVPGNSALEGSRSAAQIAGPALGGALVSVLAAPVAAASGALLFAMSFLSIRRIRRSEPIPEPTQERSQRLPQPTQEPRRRPPRVWRRIGEGLRFVVGDTSLRAVCLASAAFQFSLAAMMTVYLLFLPRELHLSGTEIGLALAATGPGALLGSLLAARLPGRFGHGVVLVSAAALGDGAFLFVPALHGSSTGTVLALVAVSLVFGTFGQLVNVTVMGVRQALTPDGMQGRAAATITFVGMGLTPLGSLLGGFLADGWGLRLSLAVTAAGMLLSPLLMALSPLTRLGRTLPAHRLLVD; the protein is encoded by the coding sequence CTGTGGCGCGACCGCGACTTCCGCCGACTCTGGGTGGGCCAGACGGTCTCCCAACTCGGTGAACACACAACTCTGGTCGTTCTGCCGCTCTGTGCCGTCCTGACGCTCGGCGCCGGCGCCGGTGAGCTGGGCGCCCTGCGCGCGGTGGGGCAGGCGCCGATCCTGTTGCTCTCGCTTCCGGCCGGCGCGTGGGTGGACAGGTGGCGCACGCGCACGGTGATGGTGCTGGCGGACGCGGGCCGGGCGCTGGCCCTGGGGGCGACCGCCGTGGCAGGGCTCTTCGGCGCGCTGGGCCTGCCCGCGCTGCTCGTGGCCGCCTTCGCCGTCGGCGCCCTCTCCGTGTTCTTCGACGTGGCCTACCAGACGTCTCTCGCACGGCTGGTGAACCGCGATCAGCTGGTGCCGGGCAACAGCGCACTGGAGGGCAGCCGCTCCGCCGCCCAGATCGCAGGCCCCGCACTCGGCGGGGCGCTGGTCTCAGTCCTGGCAGCACCGGTCGCTGCCGCGTCCGGTGCTCTCCTCTTCGCGATGTCGTTCCTGTCGATCCGCCGGATCCGCCGCAGTGAGCCGATCCCCGAGCCCACGCAAGAGCGCTCGCAGCGTCTTCCGCAGCCCACGCAAGAGCCCCGGCGGCGTCCCCCGCGGGTCTGGCGGCGGATCGGCGAGGGCCTCCGCTTCGTCGTCGGCGACACCTCGCTGCGGGCCGTGTGCCTCGCCTCGGCCGCCTTCCAGTTCTCGCTGGCGGCCATGATGACCGTCTACCTGCTCTTCCTGCCGCGGGAACTGCACCTGTCCGGCACGGAGATCGGTCTCGCGCTCGCGGCCACGGGGCCGGGCGCGCTCCTCGGCTCACTGCTGGCCGCGCGACTGCCGGGCCGGTTCGGGCACGGCGTGGTGCTCGTGTCCGCGGCGGCCCTCGGTGACGGCGCGTTCCTGTTCGTGCCCGCGCTGCACGGCTCCTCCACGGGAACGGTTCTCGCCCTCGTCGCGGTCAGTCTCGTGTTCGGGACCTTCGGCCAGCTGGTGAACGTCACGGTGATGGGCGTCCGGCAGGCCCTGACCCCGGACGGGATGCAAGGCCGCGCGGCGGCGACCATCACGTTCGTCGGCATGGGCCTGACCCCGCTCGGCTCGCTGCTCGGCGGATTCCTCGCGGACGGGTGGGGGCTGCGCCTCAGCCTTGCGGTGACGGCGGCAGGGATGCTGCTGTCCCCGCTGCTGATGGCGCTGTCCCCACTGACCCGCCTGGGACGGACGCTTCCGGCCCACCGGCTTCTTGTGGACTGA
- a CDS encoding FAD binding domain-containing protein has protein sequence MDLNTVTEVVRRPLDPPGADWREGDAWLAGGTWLFSVEQPSLRRLVDLTALRWEALVPDRAGLEIGATCTIRDLHSFAFPGDWIAGTLLAKSCDAFLSSFKVWNSATVGGNICLSLPAGPMITLTVALEGRYELWASDGSTRTVDALDFVTGDHQNVLGPGEVLRRIDIPARALRKRAAHRRFSLTRLGRSTVFLVGTRTPGTSDLLLTVTAGTTRPVRIAFDTMPDASALRRSIDAVPTGLWFSDANGTPDHRRHLTKHFAEEIRRELSAGDLP, from the coding sequence ATGGACCTCAACACCGTCACGGAAGTCGTCCGGCGTCCGCTCGATCCGCCCGGCGCGGACTGGCGCGAAGGTGATGCGTGGCTTGCGGGTGGTACGTGGCTGTTCTCCGTGGAGCAGCCGAGCTTGCGGCGCCTGGTCGACCTGACGGCGCTGCGCTGGGAAGCCCTCGTCCCGGACCGCGCGGGACTCGAAATCGGCGCCACGTGCACGATTCGCGATCTCCATTCCTTTGCCTTTCCGGGCGATTGGATCGCGGGCACCCTTCTGGCGAAAAGCTGCGATGCCTTCCTGTCCTCGTTCAAGGTATGGAATTCAGCGACCGTCGGCGGAAATATCTGTCTGTCCCTGCCCGCCGGACCCATGATCACACTGACGGTCGCGCTGGAAGGACGGTACGAGCTGTGGGCCTCCGACGGGTCCACGCGCACCGTCGATGCCCTCGACTTCGTGACCGGCGACCATCAGAACGTTCTCGGCCCCGGGGAAGTCCTGCGGCGCATCGACATTCCGGCCCGTGCCCTGCGGAAACGCGCCGCGCACCGCCGCTTCTCGCTGACCCGCCTCGGCCGCTCGACGGTCTTCCTCGTCGGCACTCGAACGCCGGGCACGAGCGACCTGTTGCTCACCGTCACCGCCGGGACCACACGCCCCGTACGCATTGCTTTCGACACCATGCCCGATGCCTCGGCCCTGCGGCGGAGCATCGACGCCGTCCCCACCGGCCTCTGGTTCTCGGATGCCAATGGGACCCCGGATCACCGTCGCCATCTGACGAAGCACTTCGCCGAAGAGATTCGCCGCGAACTGTCGGCCGGTGACCTGCCATGA
- a CDS encoding cytochrome P450, producing the protein MTLDTMLAQITDYANRADPYPLYAALRGSPVTRQDDGSYLVSTYYEVRSLANDPRLSNDPRKRTPGADVPAVTKEDLNLPPSFLLLDPPEHDRLRNAAMRPFGPPHSPRFLHDMRGELAGVVADLVDALEGKDEIDVVDDFAYPLPVTAICKVLGVPREDEARFHGWADTVASGIDPSGGESGLEKAHKARGELGAYLSDLIESKRHDQGSGILGPLARETGHGGSMSTPELVATSILLLIAGHETTVNLISNATLTLLRHPDVLERFRTEPDLVNPLIEEVLRYEPPVQFIPWTTALADIDIAGTTIPKGSAVQLMLASANRDPKRFEDPDRFDPDREDNEHLGFYTGIHYCFGAPLARMEAQLALPELFRRIRNPRLLADPPPYRVNPVLRGPRHLRLAIDGLTT; encoded by the coding sequence ATGACTCTGGACACCATGCTCGCGCAGATCACCGACTATGCGAACCGCGCCGATCCGTACCCGCTCTACGCCGCGCTGCGCGGGTCGCCGGTCACCCGTCAGGACGACGGATCGTACTTGGTCAGCACCTATTACGAGGTGCGGAGCCTGGCCAACGACCCGCGGCTCAGCAACGACCCGCGCAAGCGCACCCCCGGCGCCGACGTCCCCGCCGTGACCAAGGAGGACCTCAATCTGCCGCCCAGCTTCCTGCTTCTGGACCCGCCCGAACACGACCGGCTGCGCAATGCGGCGATGCGGCCGTTCGGACCCCCGCACAGCCCCAGGTTCCTCCACGACATGCGCGGAGAGCTGGCCGGGGTCGTCGCCGACCTGGTCGACGCGCTCGAAGGCAAGGACGAGATCGACGTCGTCGACGACTTCGCCTACCCCCTTCCCGTCACGGCCATCTGCAAGGTGCTTGGCGTGCCGCGCGAGGACGAAGCACGCTTCCACGGCTGGGCCGACACCGTGGCGTCGGGGATCGATCCCAGCGGCGGGGAAAGCGGCCTGGAAAAGGCACACAAGGCACGCGGCGAGTTGGGCGCCTACTTGTCCGACCTGATCGAGAGCAAGCGCCACGACCAGGGCAGCGGGATCCTCGGCCCCCTCGCCCGCGAAACGGGCCACGGCGGCAGCATGTCGACCCCGGAGCTGGTGGCCACCTCGATACTGCTCCTGATCGCAGGCCATGAGACAACGGTCAACCTGATCAGCAACGCGACGCTCACACTGCTGCGCCACCCCGACGTCCTCGAACGGTTCCGGACGGAACCGGACCTGGTCAATCCGCTCATTGAGGAGGTGCTGCGATACGAGCCGCCGGTCCAGTTCATACCGTGGACCACCGCCCTGGCCGACATCGACATCGCCGGCACCACCATCCCCAAGGGTTCGGCGGTCCAGCTGATGCTGGCGTCGGCCAACCGCGACCCGAAGCGCTTCGAGGACCCCGACCGGTTCGATCCCGACCGTGAGGACAACGAGCACCTCGGGTTCTACACCGGCATCCACTACTGCTTCGGCGCGCCGCTGGCCCGGATGGAGGCGCAGCTCGCCCTGCCCGAGCTCTTCCGCCGGATCAGAAACCCACGGCTGCTGGCGGACCCGCCGCCCTACCGCGTCAACCCCGTCCTGCGCGGCCCCCGCCACCTTCGGCTGGCGATCGACGGCCTCACCACCTGA
- a CDS encoding molybdopterin-dependent oxidoreductase encodes MTYVVNGRSFDEEPGPGQCLRTFLRSLGHHGVKKGCDAGDCGACTVWLDGDPVHSCITPAFRAEGHEVTTVEGLGSPGRLHPMQRQFRDAPGFQCGFCTAGMIMTSATFTEAQKADLPRALKGNLCRCTGYRAIEDAVKGVVGVETAAPGKAVGTSVGAPAGDEVVTGRAEFTMDTDVEGLLHLKVLHSPHAHARIVSVDKTAALAVPGVHRVYTWEDVPRRRFSTAIHTDHLADPDDTYILDDTVRFVGQRVAAVVADTVGAAEEGCRRVEVEYEELPAVFDPEAAMAEGAPQLHRTDDPFVRDAVHNILLEIHSHIGDVDAGFAEADVIHEGTYSSPRVQHAHLETHGSIAWVENGRLNVRTSSQSPSIAKIKLAHLFALRPDQLRVFCKRVGGGFGGKQEVISEDLAALAALDTGRPVCFEYTREEEFTTASPRHPMTLTVRLGAKADGTLTAFQVRNVSNTGAYGNHGGETMYAGGAAVMIYRCPNKKYDGFSVYTNTVPSGALRGYGMTQPAYAVESAMDELARALHLDPLALRRRNIVRPGDPLVAMHDGPDDVMFNENGLGKCIDLVDHAMARAVNEPPPGPGWLVGSGVASSLHETAPPTEHLSEAWVTLGDDLVYELAVGTVEFGEGTSTAHVQIAANQLGTTPSRIRLVQSDTDRTGFDTGAFASAGLFVAGNAVLRAANAVRDRILEFAAVHTGVHVVMCSLGDGEVVCGDQRVPLAELVSLARARGIRFTAARKAYGSPRSVVSNTQGFKIAVHQVTGEIRILYSVHATDAAVVINPAQVRGQVEGGVAQGIGFTLTENYQVDAGGAMANPNLRNYRIPTYADVPRTELLLVKSADSFGPMGSKGMAECCINPVAPALANALHDATGVRCRALPLTPERIYSRLKENRSIRTA; translated from the coding sequence ATGACGTACGTCGTGAACGGCAGGAGTTTCGACGAGGAGCCCGGCCCCGGCCAGTGCCTGCGGACCTTCCTGCGGTCGCTCGGGCACCACGGCGTCAAGAAGGGGTGCGACGCGGGCGATTGCGGCGCGTGCACGGTGTGGCTCGACGGCGATCCGGTGCACAGCTGCATCACCCCCGCGTTCCGCGCGGAGGGCCATGAGGTGACCACGGTCGAAGGGCTCGGATCTCCCGGCCGACTGCACCCGATGCAGCGGCAGTTCCGTGATGCGCCGGGGTTCCAGTGCGGCTTCTGCACCGCAGGGATGATCATGACCTCGGCGACCTTCACCGAGGCCCAGAAGGCGGACCTGCCTCGCGCCCTGAAGGGCAACCTCTGCCGCTGCACCGGCTACCGGGCGATCGAGGACGCCGTGAAGGGCGTCGTCGGCGTCGAGACCGCCGCGCCGGGAAAGGCCGTCGGGACGAGCGTCGGCGCCCCGGCGGGCGACGAAGTGGTGACCGGACGCGCCGAGTTCACGATGGACACCGATGTCGAAGGCCTGCTCCACCTCAAGGTGCTGCACTCCCCGCACGCGCACGCCCGGATCGTGTCGGTCGACAAGACCGCCGCGCTCGCGGTGCCGGGCGTGCATCGCGTCTACACCTGGGAGGACGTGCCGCGCAGACGGTTCTCCACGGCGATCCACACCGACCACCTCGCCGATCCGGACGACACGTACATCCTCGACGACACGGTCCGCTTCGTCGGCCAGCGCGTCGCCGCGGTCGTGGCCGACACGGTCGGCGCGGCGGAGGAGGGCTGCCGAAGGGTCGAGGTGGAGTACGAGGAGCTGCCGGCGGTGTTCGATCCTGAGGCCGCGATGGCCGAAGGGGCTCCCCAACTGCACAGGACGGACGACCCGTTCGTCCGCGATGCCGTCCACAACATCCTGCTGGAGATCCATTCGCACATCGGCGATGTCGACGCGGGGTTCGCCGAGGCGGATGTGATCCATGAAGGAACGTACTCGTCCCCCCGGGTGCAGCACGCGCATCTCGAGACCCACGGATCCATCGCCTGGGTCGAGAACGGCCGGTTGAACGTGCGGACCAGTTCGCAGTCGCCGTCGATCGCGAAGATCAAGCTCGCGCATCTCTTCGCGCTGCGCCCGGACCAGCTCCGCGTGTTCTGCAAGCGGGTCGGTGGCGGCTTCGGCGGCAAGCAGGAGGTCATCTCGGAGGATCTGGCCGCGCTCGCCGCCCTGGACACCGGGCGGCCCGTCTGCTTCGAGTACACCCGCGAGGAGGAGTTCACGACGGCCTCGCCGCGGCACCCGATGACGCTGACGGTCAGGCTCGGCGCGAAGGCGGACGGCACGCTGACGGCATTTCAGGTCCGTAATGTGTCGAACACGGGCGCCTATGGCAATCACGGCGGCGAGACCATGTACGCAGGCGGCGCGGCCGTCATGATCTACCGCTGTCCCAACAAAAAGTACGACGGGTTCTCCGTCTACACGAACACCGTTCCGAGCGGGGCGCTGCGCGGCTACGGCATGACGCAGCCGGCGTACGCCGTCGAATCCGCGATGGACGAACTGGCCCGCGCCCTGCACCTCGACCCGCTCGCACTGCGACGGCGCAACATCGTGCGGCCGGGCGATCCGCTCGTCGCCATGCACGACGGCCCCGACGACGTGATGTTCAACGAGAACGGGCTCGGCAAGTGCATCGATCTCGTGGATCACGCCATGGCTCGCGCCGTCAACGAGCCGCCGCCCGGACCGGGTTGGCTGGTGGGGTCCGGGGTCGCGAGTTCCCTGCACGAGACCGCGCCCCCGACCGAGCACCTCTCCGAGGCCTGGGTCACGCTCGGCGACGACCTCGTGTACGAACTGGCCGTCGGTACGGTCGAGTTCGGCGAGGGCACGTCGACAGCGCACGTCCAGATCGCGGCCAACCAGCTGGGTACGACGCCTTCACGCATTCGCCTGGTGCAGTCGGACACGGACCGCACGGGATTCGACACCGGCGCCTTCGCGAGCGCGGGCCTCTTCGTGGCGGGCAACGCCGTGCTCCGGGCGGCCAATGCCGTGCGCGACCGCATCCTCGAATTCGCCGCCGTGCACACGGGCGTCCACGTGGTCATGTGCTCGCTGGGCGACGGGGAAGTCGTCTGCGGGGACCAGCGCGTGCCGCTGGCCGAACTCGTCTCGCTGGCCCGAGCGCGCGGAATCCGGTTCACCGCCGCACGCAAGGCCTACGGCTCGCCACGAAGCGTCGTATCCAACACGCAGGGATTCAAGATCGCGGTCCATCAGGTGACGGGCGAGATCCGCATCCTCTACAGCGTGCACGCCACGGACGCGGCCGTCGTCATCAACCCCGCGCAGGTCCGGGGTCAGGTGGAAGGCGGTGTCGCCCAGGGCATCGGCTTCACACTGACCGAGAACTACCAGGTCGACGCGGGCGGAGCCATGGCCAACCCGAACCTGCGCAACTACCGCATCCCCACCTACGCCGACGTCCCCCGCACCGAACTGCTTCTGGTGAAGTCGGCGGACTCCTTCGGGCCCATGGGGTCGAAGGGCATGGCGGAATGCTGCATCAACCCGGTGGCCCCCGCGCTGGCGAACGCGCTCCACGACGCCACGGGCGTCCGCTGTCGCGCACTGCCCCTGACGCCGGAACGCATCTACAGCCGGCTCAAGGAGAACCGGTCGATACGGACGGCCTGA
- a CDS encoding ferredoxin, whose translation MRLVVDPNRCQGFAQCAFLAPDVFALHAGEALLFTSRFDDEALREQVEQAAAARPVRTMLVDVSDEPTTTPRWTVVPTLCSRSIRRSRVRIRPPAGRPSP comes from the coding sequence ATGAGGCTCGTCGTCGATCCCAACCGGTGTCAGGGCTTCGCACAGTGCGCCTTTCTCGCCCCGGACGTCTTCGCTCTGCACGCCGGGGAGGCGCTGCTCTTCACCTCCCGTTTCGACGACGAGGCACTTCGTGAGCAGGTGGAACAGGCTGCGGCCGCGCGTCCGGTCCGGACCATGCTCGTCGACGTCTCCGACGAACCGACGACCACCCCGAGGTGGACGGTCGTGCCGACGCTCTGCAGCCGGTCGATCCGGCGTTCCCGGGTCCGAATCCGCCCACCCGCGGGCCGACCGTCACCCTGA
- a CDS encoding antibiotic biosynthesis monooxygenase, which yields MGIRASGSATVVTSQKVREGLDEEYDRWQGKVNRVVRDFDGFEATETYPPGSGEEREWVVVFRFAGADELTAWLESTARRELLAEGRGLLDGTPTQEVLAGGHIEVPDRVEGVTAVVSHDVRPGREEDFERWQEKILREQEKYPGFMGTEFFRPVDGIQDRWVVVFRYDTHEHLDAWLDSSSREHLLKEGRNYFASYDVRKVGTAFGGWFRFGSAEEEQVPSNWKQAMTVVLALYPTVMVLNLTVGHEFDVLGVPGYLGLFFGNMLSVSILTWLLMPLVNRFLAFWLRPGRTRTVRVDVAGAALVALCWALTVLVFALTTG from the coding sequence ATGGGTATCCGTGCAAGCGGCAGTGCGACCGTGGTGACCTCCCAGAAGGTGCGGGAAGGGCTCGACGAGGAGTACGACCGCTGGCAGGGGAAGGTGAACCGGGTCGTCCGGGACTTCGACGGATTCGAGGCCACGGAGACCTATCCCCCCGGATCCGGCGAGGAACGCGAATGGGTCGTGGTGTTCCGCTTCGCCGGCGCGGACGAGCTCACCGCGTGGCTGGAATCGACCGCCCGCCGGGAGCTGCTCGCCGAAGGCCGTGGGCTGCTGGACGGAACCCCGACCCAGGAAGTCCTTGCCGGTGGCCACATCGAGGTACCCGACCGGGTGGAGGGTGTCACGGCAGTTGTCTCGCACGACGTACGGCCGGGCCGGGAAGAGGACTTCGAGCGCTGGCAGGAGAAGATTCTGAGAGAGCAGGAGAAATATCCGGGCTTCATGGGGACCGAATTCTTCCGGCCCGTCGACGGGATCCAGGACCGTTGGGTGGTCGTTTTCCGGTACGACACCCATGAACATCTCGATGCCTGGCTGGACTCCAGCAGCAGGGAGCACCTCCTCAAGGAAGGGCGGAACTACTTCGCGTCCTACGACGTCCGCAAGGTGGGGACGGCGTTCGGCGGCTGGTTCAGGTTCGGCTCGGCCGAGGAGGAGCAGGTCCCGTCCAACTGGAAACAGGCCATGACCGTCGTGCTGGCGCTCTATCCCACCGTCATGGTCCTGAATCTGACCGTGGGTCATGAATTCGACGTCCTGGGCGTCCCCGGATACCTCGGCCTGTTCTTCGGCAACATGCTGAGCGTCAGCATTCTGACCTGGCTGCTCATGCCCCTGGTGAACCGCTTCCTGGCCTTCTGGCTCCGCCCCGGCCGGACCCGCACCGTCCGCGTCGACGTGGCGGGCGCGGCGCTCGTGGCCCTGTGCTGGGCCCTGACCGTCCTCGTCTTCGCCCTGACGACGGGCTGA